A window of the Brassica napus cultivar Da-Ae chromosome A2, Da-Ae, whole genome shotgun sequence genome harbors these coding sequences:
- the LOC111212457 gene encoding uncharacterized protein LOC111212457, protein MWMISKFFFLLPVACMAVLGTAQTLPSQPIPGHDPTDCMSSLYAIPNCLQEIVHSFVNGEFGTIGHSCCHAFLGLSADCITERFAFAPDFPPTLRDHCSGQ, encoded by the coding sequence ATGTGGATGATCAGCAAGTTTTTCTTCCTTCTTCCAGTTGCATGCATGGCCGTGTTGGGTACAGCTCAAACGTTGCCTTCGCAGCCTATACCTGGACACGACCCAACAGATTGTATGTCATCCCTGTATGCTATTCCGAACTGTCTCCAAGAAATTGTCCATTCGTTTGTAAACGGAGAATTCGGGACTATTGGTCACTCTTGTTGTCATGCCTTTTTGGGTCTCAGTGCAGATTGTATTACTGAGAGGTTTGCCTTCGCTCCCGACTTCCCTCCGACTCTGAGGGATCATTGTTCCGGACAATGA